A single window of Granulicella sibirica DNA harbors:
- a CDS encoding Shedu anti-phage system protein SduA domain-containing protein, with product MNLLYTNTPGLEEAEANSVMAQLRAAHHLVEFMPWFRLTSYLRFETGSSLALIDAIVCSANGVELGWSRDDKLEAHYPFDTAVYLAEEARMLPDACTTRDGRKWRSLPFIIFHGPVAPWLLQAAKVSTQALFYLGFHHVYAARMMMFHIEAAVKAHHVALLSDYECCGLLVRHEMGRAQIKPALKRKHGRSNTEHYNAAGDRRKLSDWVTFSRDREGLSNDVALFEQLLSRDATETEMHKFFVQHPAILMEARGRIPLSHEINFTEPKNQKPDFVFSSILGSEDGNLDLLELKGPGERLVNRGFHAGFAHKVHASINQIRDYQRAMHNPTNLEAISKSLGFSPQNSRLAVLIGRSPQNRTDASTFDIRKREINVEIVTYDEIFESQMCQL from the coding sequence GTGAACCTGCTCTACACCAACACGCCAGGTTTGGAAGAAGCCGAAGCGAATTCGGTGATGGCGCAACTACGTGCTGCTCATCATTTGGTTGAGTTCATGCCTTGGTTCAGGCTGACAAGCTATCTTCGATTTGAGACCGGTAGCAGCCTGGCACTCATCGACGCAATTGTTTGCTCCGCGAATGGGGTGGAGCTTGGATGGAGTCGAGATGACAAGCTTGAGGCGCACTATCCCTTCGACACTGCGGTTTATTTGGCAGAAGAGGCGCGAATGTTGCCAGACGCTTGCACGACTAGGGACGGTCGCAAATGGCGTTCGCTTCCATTCATCATTTTTCATGGCCCGGTCGCACCATGGCTGCTTCAGGCGGCTAAGGTAAGTACCCAGGCCCTGTTCTATCTTGGCTTCCACCACGTCTACGCAGCTCGAATGATGATGTTCCATATCGAGGCTGCTGTGAAAGCACATCACGTAGCTTTGCTCTCTGATTACGAATGCTGCGGCTTACTTGTTCGGCACGAAATGGGGCGGGCTCAAATCAAGCCCGCACTCAAACGAAAGCACGGCCGGAGTAATACGGAGCACTACAACGCCGCAGGCGACCGTCGCAAATTAAGTGATTGGGTAACCTTCAGCCGCGACCGCGAGGGCCTCTCCAACGATGTGGCACTATTCGAACAACTGCTTAGTAGAGACGCGACTGAAACAGAGATGCACAAATTCTTTGTGCAACATCCGGCGATTCTCATGGAAGCAAGGGGCAGAATACCCCTCTCTCACGAAATAAACTTCACAGAACCTAAAAATCAAAAGCCTGACTTCGTGTTTTCCTCAATCCTCGGTTCAGAAGACGGCAATCTGGACTTGCTCGAGCTCAAAGGACCCGGCGAGAGGCTTGTGAATCGCGGGTTCCATGCTGGGTTTGCGCATAAGGTACATGCCTCCATCAACCAAATCCGTGATTATCAGCGTGCGATGCACAATCCGACGAACCTTGAAGCGATCTCCAAAAGCCTTGGTTTCTCACCGCAGAATTCGCGCCTCGCGGTGCTGATTGGCCGCAGTCCACAAAATCGCACTGATGCGAGCACTTTCGACATTCGAAAGCGGGAAATAAATGTGGAGATCGTTACTTACGACGAAATCTTTGAAAGCCAGATGTGTCAGCTTTGA
- a CDS encoding LamG-like jellyroll fold domain-containing protein, which produces MKLLAVALLTFAIPALAQQATTWRFDNLTRIGDTPVTTIGTPHVIDTPIGKAIHFEGHGNTNPTNPESGNPAGDALLLDTAPLSGAPTYTFDVLFRPSSHGAPAQRFFHLQDRNSQTRRMFEIRIVNHQWCLDTVGINFDHGVEQHGVTIACDPPHLHPLDRWYAVTATYDGKTLRGYVDGALQGEIPITLSPLPPGTTSVGTRIDKRDFFTGDVYAARFTNTVLPPANFLKSPDAARH; this is translated from the coding sequence ATGAAACTCCTGGCTGTCGCCCTCCTCACCTTCGCCATCCCCGCCCTCGCCCAGCAAGCCACCACCTGGCGCTTCGACAACCTCACCCGCATCGGCGACACTCCCGTCACCACCATCGGCACCCCTCACGTCATCGACACCCCCATCGGCAAGGCCATCCACTTCGAGGGCCACGGAAACACCAACCCCACCAACCCCGAAAGCGGCAACCCCGCCGGCGACGCCCTCCTCCTCGACACCGCGCCCCTCTCCGGCGCCCCCACCTACACCTTCGACGTCCTCTTCCGCCCCTCCTCCCATGGCGCACCCGCGCAGCGCTTCTTCCATCTCCAGGACCGCAACTCGCAAACCCGCCGCATGTTCGAGATCCGCATCGTCAATCACCAGTGGTGTCTCGATACCGTCGGCATCAACTTCGATCACGGTGTCGAGCAGCATGGCGTCACCATCGCCTGCGACCCACCGCATCTCCACCCACTCGATCGCTGGTACGCCGTCACCGCGACCTACGACGGCAAGACCCTGCGCGGCTACGTCGACGGAGCCTTGCAGGGCGAAATCCCCATCACCTTGTCGCCTCTCCCCCCAGGCACCACATCCGTCGGAACCCGCATCGACAAGCGCGACTTCTTCACCGGCGACGTCTACGCCGCACGCTTCACCAACACCGTTCTCCCCCCGGCAAACTTCCTGAAATCCCCTGATGCAGCCAGGCATTAG
- a CDS encoding SDR family NAD(P)-dependent oxidoreductase, with translation MAADGEHFLNRARNCSLPVALVTGSTSGIGAAIARRLSSEGYAVVLHSRSSAEAGNALATELGNAIYVQADLAEDADRIRLVRESVSRWDRLDVLVNNAGISRVIPHTDLLAASPAIWHELHEVNVVAPFRLVAEAATALRAAATRGRPACVVNISSHAGVRPKGASIPYAASKAALNHVTRLLALSLAPDIRVNAVAPGLVDTPLTADWTAAQELWRDRSPMRRPASPADIAQIVMMLIASDYLTGEIVVSDGGLSLT, from the coding sequence ATGGCAGCAGATGGAGAGCATTTCTTGAACAGGGCCAGGAATTGTTCGTTGCCCGTTGCCCTTGTGACCGGCTCTACTTCTGGCATCGGTGCTGCGATTGCCCGCCGGTTATCCAGCGAGGGATATGCCGTGGTCCTTCACTCGCGCAGTTCAGCAGAAGCAGGCAATGCGCTGGCTACTGAACTTGGAAACGCTATTTACGTTCAAGCTGATCTGGCCGAGGATGCCGATAGAATCAGGCTCGTGAGGGAGTCGGTGTCTCGCTGGGACCGCCTTGATGTCCTTGTTAACAATGCCGGCATTAGCCGCGTTATTCCCCACACCGATCTTCTGGCGGCTTCGCCCGCCATCTGGCATGAACTGCACGAAGTCAACGTGGTGGCCCCGTTTCGCCTGGTGGCGGAAGCTGCAACCGCTCTGAGAGCTGCGGCCACTCGCGGCCGACCGGCATGTGTTGTCAATATCAGCTCACACGCTGGCGTCCGGCCCAAGGGCGCGTCCATCCCTTACGCCGCATCCAAAGCAGCACTAAACCATGTCACCCGCCTGCTCGCGTTATCGCTCGCCCCGGACATCAGAGTGAATGCCGTAGCCCCTGGTCTCGTGGACACGCCGCTGACAGCGGATTGGACAGCTGCCCAAGAGCTTTGGCGAGACCGTTCGCCCATGCGACGGCCAGCCAGCCCGGCTGATATCGCCCAAATCGTCATGATGCTGATAGCCTCCGACTACCTCACTGGTGAAATCGTCGTCTCGGACGGAGGCCTGAGCCTGACGTAG
- the gatB gene encoding Asp-tRNA(Asn)/Glu-tRNA(Gln) amidotransferase subunit GatB produces the protein MPTAAALSPEILAKYQPVIGLEVHVQLLTRTKAFCGCVNQYGGDPNTHCCPTCLGLPGALPVLNRQAVEYAVLAAKAIGCEIRERSIFSRKNYFYPDSPKGYQISQFDKPIAENGHLFVPGPNGEPKRIGITRLHMEEDAGKSVHDGFADSINKTYIDLNRCGTPLVEIVSEPDLRSADEVFDYLTKLKEILLYTGVSDCNMEEGSLRCDANVSVMLKGATEYGTKAEVKNVNSFRYIRSAVEYEIERQIGVIEDGGRVQQESRLWNNAEGRTYSMRSKEKAHDYRYFPEPDLPPLVVGPDWQRSILAQMPELPEARRARMIAAYDISEQDAMTLTATRAFADQFEDAAKQAKNPRRVANLILSELTSRLRLADLEQDQSPVSMAGIVMAADLLESGDLSSKMLKQLLDTAFANSEDFPAVYEREKPQQISDSSAIEGMIDEVIAANDNQVEQYRKGKRTVAAFFVGQVMRASKGQANPALLNELVTKKLDALGPL, from the coding sequence ATGCCCACCGCAGCCGCACTCTCGCCAGAGATTCTCGCCAAGTACCAGCCCGTTATCGGCCTCGAGGTGCACGTCCAGCTCCTCACCCGCACCAAGGCCTTCTGTGGCTGCGTCAACCAGTACGGCGGCGACCCCAACACCCACTGCTGCCCCACCTGCCTCGGCCTTCCCGGAGCCCTGCCCGTCCTCAACCGCCAGGCCGTCGAGTACGCCGTGCTCGCCGCCAAAGCCATCGGCTGCGAGATCCGCGAGCGCAGCATCTTCTCCCGCAAGAACTACTTCTACCCTGACTCCCCCAAGGGCTACCAGATCTCGCAGTTCGACAAGCCCATCGCCGAAAACGGCCATCTCTTCGTGCCCGGCCCCAACGGAGAACCCAAGCGCATCGGCATCACCCGCCTCCACATGGAAGAGGATGCCGGCAAGAGCGTCCACGATGGCTTCGCCGACTCGATCAACAAGACCTACATCGACCTCAACCGCTGCGGCACGCCGCTCGTCGAGATCGTCAGCGAGCCCGACCTCCGCTCCGCCGACGAGGTCTTCGACTACCTCACCAAGCTCAAAGAGATCCTCCTCTACACCGGCGTCAGCGACTGCAACATGGAAGAGGGCTCCCTCCGCTGCGACGCCAACGTAAGCGTCATGCTCAAGGGTGCCACCGAGTACGGCACCAAGGCCGAAGTCAAGAACGTCAATAGCTTCCGTTACATCCGCTCCGCCGTCGAGTACGAGATCGAGCGCCAGATTGGCGTCATCGAAGACGGCGGCCGCGTCCAGCAGGAGAGCCGCCTCTGGAACAACGCCGAGGGTCGCACCTACTCCATGCGCTCCAAGGAAAAGGCCCACGACTACCGCTACTTCCCCGAGCCCGACCTCCCGCCCCTCGTCGTCGGTCCCGACTGGCAGCGCTCCATCCTCGCTCAGATGCCCGAGCTTCCCGAAGCCCGCCGCGCCCGCATGATCGCCGCCTACGACATCAGCGAGCAGGACGCGATGACGCTCACCGCCACCCGCGCCTTCGCCGACCAGTTCGAAGACGCCGCCAAGCAGGCGAAGAATCCCCGCCGCGTAGCCAACCTCATCCTGAGCGAGCTCACCAGCCGTCTCCGCCTCGCCGACCTCGAGCAGGACCAGTCCCCCGTCTCCATGGCCGGCATCGTCATGGCCGCCGACCTCCTCGAATCCGGCGACCTCTCGAGCAAGATGCTCAAGCAGCTCCTCGACACCGCCTTCGCCAACAGCGAGGATTTTCCCGCCGTCTACGAGCGTGAGAAGCCCCAGCAGATCTCCGACTCCTCCGCCATCGAGGGCATGATCGACGAGGTCATCGCCGCCAACGACAATCAGGTCGAGCAGTATCGAAAGGGCAAGAGGACCGTCGCCGCCTTCTTCGTCGGCCAGGTCATGCGCGCCTCCAAAGGCCAGGCCAACCCCGCCCTCCTCAACGAGCTCGTCACCAAGAAACTGGATGCCCTGGGACCCCTCTGA
- a CDS encoding STAS domain-containing protein: MEAQELWCEVEKTTEDNGGRLATVTCHGRLVAGTSEAIKATVKPLITDGGRIIVDVGDLQYIDSMGLGALVGLKVSAIGAGYCTLEFKNLSDRLQALLRITNLTDLFKS, encoded by the coding sequence ATGGAAGCGCAAGAGTTGTGGTGTGAGGTGGAGAAGACCACTGAAGATAACGGCGGCCGGCTGGCTACGGTGACGTGCCATGGACGTTTGGTTGCTGGAACATCGGAAGCCATCAAGGCAACTGTGAAACCCCTGATCACCGACGGTGGCCGGATCATCGTGGATGTCGGCGACCTGCAGTACATCGACAGCATGGGGCTCGGTGCACTGGTGGGTTTGAAGGTTTCGGCGATTGGCGCTGGATACTGCACGCTGGAGTTCAAGAATCTCTCGGACCGCTTGCAGGCGTTATTGCGGATCACGAATTTGACGGATCTGTTCAAGTCCTAA
- a CDS encoding enoyl-CoA hydratase/isomerase family protein produces MMNSTHGTLKFRSSDAVLFAAIDAPPLNMLGPELVSDLVELIQLLDKGEPYKVVVFSSANPNFFISHVDTTKIKEYRQAAAALTGEASIALLFRRLSRTKAVSIAQIEGRVRGAGSEFVMACDLRFGARETAILGQNEGGMGVLAGGGAAQYLSHLMGRGRALEIMLTADDYSADLAERYGWINRAVPQAEIDGFVSTMAHRIARFPARGLWEIKARMNDLTLNPEDNFRRDSDAFAQGLKDPEAQAVIQQAVEKGFGTSEEAELNLGRMLGEL; encoded by the coding sequence ATGATGAATTCGACCCACGGAACCCTGAAATTTCGCTCCAGCGACGCGGTCTTGTTCGCGGCGATCGATGCTCCGCCACTCAATATGCTTGGGCCTGAACTGGTCAGCGATCTTGTCGAGCTGATCCAGTTGCTCGATAAGGGCGAACCCTACAAGGTCGTGGTCTTCTCGAGCGCAAACCCGAACTTCTTCATCTCTCACGTGGACACGACCAAGATCAAGGAGTACCGGCAGGCTGCCGCGGCGTTGACGGGAGAAGCATCGATTGCCCTGCTCTTCCGGCGCCTGAGCCGTACGAAGGCTGTCAGCATTGCTCAGATCGAGGGGCGGGTTCGGGGTGCCGGGAGCGAGTTTGTGATGGCGTGCGATCTCAGGTTCGGAGCCAGGGAGACGGCGATTCTTGGGCAAAATGAGGGCGGAATGGGCGTGCTGGCCGGTGGAGGTGCGGCTCAATATCTTTCGCATTTGATGGGGAGGGGACGCGCCTTAGAGATCATGCTGACCGCTGACGACTACAGCGCCGATCTGGCGGAGCGCTATGGCTGGATCAATCGCGCGGTGCCCCAGGCGGAGATCGACGGATTTGTCTCGACGATGGCTCATCGCATTGCGCGCTTCCCAGCGAGGGGGCTGTGGGAGATCAAGGCGAGGATGAACGACCTGACGCTGAACCCGGAAGACAACTTCCGTCGCGATTCCGACGCATTCGCGCAGGGCCTCAAGGATCCGGAGGCCCAGGCGGTGATCCAACAAGCGGTCGAAAAGGGCTTCGGCACGTCCGAAGAGGCGGAGCTCAACCTAGGCAGGATGCTGGGAGAGCTTTAG
- a CDS encoding FecR domain-containing protein, with amino-acid sequence MLSLATLCASAFGQNANPARPGTLNYVEGQASIEGRPLTPHSIGTTELEASQYLATAKGKAEILLTPGVFLRIAEDSTVQMVSPDLMHTEIRLEQGRADVEVDQLFPQNRLLVDMKNGQTHLLKNGLYTFDSGTSTVRVFDGKAAVYPGTNLQTDIKPIDVKDGRQLALNGEPAKPQKFDKEKSQDDLLQWSSLRSEYLGEANLSLATEYEGAADFNPGWYWAGGPYGYSWLPGDGLFWNPFGYGFYSPGYLYGGGFIYGGYGYGRGGFYNRGGIRGTGIYRAGTNPGARPGGNGNVAHASGFAGGGGFHGGGGGGHR; translated from the coding sequence ATGCTTTCCCTGGCGACTCTGTGCGCGTCCGCCTTCGGGCAAAACGCAAACCCAGCCCGCCCAGGGACTCTGAACTACGTCGAAGGTCAGGCCTCCATCGAGGGCCGCCCGCTCACTCCCCACTCCATCGGCACCACGGAACTCGAAGCCAGTCAGTATCTCGCCACTGCGAAAGGCAAAGCCGAAATCCTGCTCACCCCCGGCGTCTTCCTGCGCATCGCCGAAGACAGCACCGTCCAGATGGTCTCACCCGATCTCATGCACACCGAGATCCGTCTCGAGCAAGGCCGCGCCGACGTCGAGGTTGATCAGCTCTTTCCCCAGAACCGCCTCCTCGTCGACATGAAGAATGGCCAGACGCACCTCCTCAAGAACGGCCTCTATACCTTCGACTCCGGCACCTCAACCGTCCGTGTTTTCGACGGCAAAGCCGCCGTCTACCCCGGCACGAATCTCCAGACCGACATCAAGCCCATCGATGTGAAGGACGGCCGCCAGCTCGCCCTCAACGGAGAGCCCGCAAAGCCGCAGAAGTTCGACAAGGAAAAATCGCAGGATGACCTCCTGCAGTGGAGCAGCCTCCGCTCCGAGTACCTCGGCGAAGCGAACCTCTCTCTGGCCACCGAATACGAAGGCGCAGCCGACTTCAACCCCGGCTGGTACTGGGCCGGCGGCCCCTACGGCTACTCCTGGCTTCCCGGTGACGGCCTCTTCTGGAACCCCTTCGGCTACGGCTTCTACTCGCCCGGTTATCTTTACGGAGGTGGCTTCATCTACGGCGGCTATGGGTACGGGCGCGGCGGCTTCTATAACCGTGGCGGCATCCGCGGAACTGGCATTTACCGCGCAGGCACTAACCCGGGCGCTCGCCCCGGCGGCAACGGCAATGTAGCCCACGCTTCAGGCTTCGCTGGCGGCGGCGGATTCCACGGCGGCGGCGGAGGGGGCCACCGCTAA
- the treZ gene encoding malto-oligosyltrehalose trehalohydrolase, with amino-acid sequence MLKITVADEAKQCSEAGARSVRSVHRMPFGAELQADGGVRFRVWAPEAESMRLALDGRAETIAMECDAGGWYEVVTSEAGVGSRYRFVLPDGTYVPDPVSRFQPEDVSGPSEVMDPAAYAWRNLEWRGRPWDEAILYELHIGTFTPEGTFLAAIGKLDHLVELGVTAIEIMSVGDFSGRWNWGYDGVLLYAPDSTYGRPDDLKALVDAAHDRGIMVILDVVYNHFGPEGNYLPQYFPQIMTDKYPTPWGQALNFDDRQSDRTREFILHNALYWVEEFRMDGLRLDAVHAIIDTSSTHILDELALSVRAVAGDRRVHLVLESDDTMLHRLGRDSEAQPLTSTAQWNHDIQLLAHLGMAKGQTEAQDRRDANRLGKALVEGFTAATQGIYTPAIDNGLIPPGGFVSFIQTHDVVGNRIAGERVTALAPPEVVRAMAAVYLLAPQVPMLFMGEEWGASTPFPYFCDFKGELADAVRKGRLEQFGDVARLEDQAYLAGVPDPLAESTFVSAKLRWDEVSQGVHAEWMDWYRRVIAVRRAEVVPLLAHLQKMAGTYVVRGPRAVTVRWAFEQGWLRLDANLSDVASGAFDAVDGRVIWQEGVGGVGGELGTWAVRWSVRDDALERVTATADSLRE; translated from the coding sequence TTGTTGAAGATCACAGTGGCGGATGAGGCGAAGCAGTGCTCTGAAGCCGGTGCACGAAGCGTACGCTCGGTGCACCGGATGCCGTTTGGGGCGGAACTGCAGGCGGATGGCGGGGTGCGGTTCCGGGTGTGGGCCCCCGAGGCAGAGTCGATGCGGCTTGCGCTGGATGGGCGCGCGGAGACGATAGCGATGGAGTGCGATGCCGGTGGGTGGTACGAGGTCGTCACGTCCGAGGCAGGCGTTGGGTCGCGGTATCGATTTGTGCTTCCGGATGGCACCTATGTTCCGGACCCGGTTTCACGGTTTCAGCCGGAGGACGTGAGCGGGCCGAGCGAGGTGATGGATCCGGCGGCTTATGCCTGGAGGAATCTGGAATGGCGCGGGAGGCCATGGGACGAGGCCATCCTGTATGAGCTGCATATTGGGACCTTTACGCCGGAGGGGACGTTCCTGGCAGCGATCGGGAAGCTGGATCATCTGGTCGAGCTTGGGGTAACGGCAATTGAGATTATGTCGGTAGGCGACTTTTCGGGGAGGTGGAACTGGGGGTATGACGGGGTTCTGCTGTATGCGCCGGACTCGACGTATGGGCGGCCGGATGATCTGAAGGCGCTGGTGGACGCGGCGCACGATCGCGGGATCATGGTGATCCTCGATGTGGTCTATAACCACTTCGGACCGGAGGGAAACTATCTGCCTCAGTACTTTCCGCAGATCATGACGGACAAGTACCCGACGCCGTGGGGGCAGGCGTTGAACTTTGACGACCGGCAGAGCGACCGGACGCGCGAGTTCATTCTGCACAATGCGCTGTATTGGGTGGAAGAGTTCCGGATGGATGGGCTGCGACTGGATGCGGTGCACGCGATCATCGACACGAGCTCGACGCATATTCTCGATGAGCTTGCGCTGAGCGTACGAGCGGTCGCGGGGGATCGGCGGGTGCATCTTGTGCTCGAGAGCGATGACACGATGTTGCATCGGCTGGGACGGGACAGCGAGGCGCAGCCGCTGACGTCGACGGCGCAGTGGAACCACGATATCCAGTTGCTGGCGCATCTTGGGATGGCCAAGGGGCAGACCGAGGCGCAGGACCGCAGGGATGCGAATCGGCTCGGGAAGGCGTTGGTGGAGGGGTTTACGGCGGCGACGCAGGGGATCTATACGCCGGCGATCGATAACGGGTTGATCCCGCCGGGTGGGTTTGTTTCGTTTATCCAGACGCATGATGTTGTGGGTAATCGGATTGCCGGGGAGCGAGTGACCGCGCTTGCCCCGCCCGAGGTGGTGCGGGCGATGGCCGCGGTGTACCTGCTGGCTCCGCAGGTTCCGATGCTGTTCATGGGCGAGGAGTGGGGGGCTTCGACACCGTTTCCGTACTTCTGCGACTTCAAGGGTGAGCTTGCGGACGCGGTGCGGAAGGGACGGCTGGAACAATTTGGGGATGTCGCCCGGCTTGAGGACCAGGCATACCTGGCGGGGGTTCCGGATCCTCTTGCCGAGAGTACGTTCGTATCTGCCAAGCTGCGGTGGGATGAGGTTTCGCAAGGTGTGCACGCGGAGTGGATGGACTGGTACAGGCGGGTGATCGCGGTGAGAAGGGCGGAGGTGGTTCCGCTGCTGGCGCATCTGCAGAAGATGGCGGGGACCTATGTGGTGCGGGGGCCGAGGGCGGTGACGGTGCGGTGGGCTTTCGAGCAAGGGTGGTTGCGGTTGGATGCGAATTTGTCGGATGTGGCTAGTGGGGCGTTTGATGCGGTGGACGGGCGGGTGATTTGGCAAGAAGGAGTGGGTGGGGTTGGGGGTGAGCTTGGGACCTGGGCGGTTCGGTGGTCGGTGAGGGATGACGCTTTAGAACGGGTAACGGCAACCGCAGATTCCCTTCGGGAATGA
- the treZ gene encoding malto-oligosyltrehalose trehalohydrolase, with amino-acid sequence MPFGAETEEDGRVRFRIYAPAQSSVRLALEGREPLPMHADGTGWHELTTDQAKAGSRYRYLLADGTQVPDPVSRYQPEDVSGASEVIDPRSYAWNDKGWRGRPWNEAILYELHVGTFTKEGTFSSAVRKLDHLAVLGITAIELMCIAEFPGNRNWGYDGTLFYATDSAYGRPEEVKAFIDAAHARHIMVILDVVYNHFGPEGNYMPQYFPGIVTDRHKTPWGQSLNFDGEHSDVVRDYVIHNALYWLEEFHADGLRLDASHAMIDDSPRHILDELRERVDALSNAENRYIHLILENETNIANKLQRDDQGKPTNYSAQWNHDITHLLSAAFGNLCSGKDGAEEETGKLAKALAEGFVIAAQMQGAPLEPHVPPTAFIAFIQTHDLIGNRVFGERISALVPPHQLHAIAAICLLLPQIPMLFMGEEWAATTPFPFFCDYHGDLAEAVRKGRCDQLSKLDPAPSQEELARAPNPQDDATLRSAQLLWDELDQPAHAAWFDWYKRILAVRHESIIPLLASLPDACGTYEVIAPGALKARWIFPSGAKLHLNANLCDRPNTFGPATGRTLWLEGSEDNDNLNSWTIRWSLEA; translated from the coding sequence ATGCCGTTCGGCGCCGAAACCGAAGAGGATGGCAGAGTCCGCTTCCGTATCTACGCGCCCGCACAGTCGTCGGTAAGGCTTGCGCTTGAGGGCCGCGAACCCCTCCCGATGCATGCCGACGGAACCGGCTGGCACGAGCTCACCACCGATCAGGCCAAAGCCGGAAGCCGCTATCGCTACCTGCTCGCCGACGGCACCCAGGTCCCCGATCCCGTCTCCCGCTACCAGCCCGAAGACGTAAGCGGAGCAAGCGAGGTCATTGACCCGCGCTCCTACGCGTGGAACGACAAAGGCTGGCGCGGCCGCCCTTGGAACGAGGCCATCCTATACGAGCTCCACGTAGGCACCTTCACCAAGGAGGGCACCTTCAGCAGCGCGGTCAGGAAGCTCGACCATCTCGCCGTCCTCGGCATCACCGCAATCGAACTCATGTGCATCGCCGAGTTCCCCGGCAACCGCAACTGGGGCTACGACGGCACCCTTTTCTACGCCACCGACTCCGCCTACGGCCGCCCCGAGGAGGTCAAGGCCTTCATCGACGCCGCCCACGCCCGCCACATCATGGTCATCCTCGACGTCGTCTACAACCACTTTGGTCCCGAGGGCAACTACATGCCCCAGTACTTCCCCGGCATCGTCACCGACCGCCACAAGACCCCCTGGGGCCAGTCCCTCAACTTCGACGGCGAGCACTCCGACGTCGTCCGCGACTACGTCATCCACAACGCCCTCTACTGGCTCGAGGAGTTCCACGCCGACGGTCTCCGCCTCGACGCATCGCACGCCATGATCGACGACAGCCCCAGGCACATCCTCGACGAGCTTCGCGAGCGCGTCGACGCCCTCTCAAACGCCGAAAACCGCTACATCCACCTCATCCTCGAGAACGAAACAAACATCGCCAACAAGCTCCAGCGCGACGATCAGGGCAAGCCCACCAACTACTCCGCCCAGTGGAACCACGACATCACCCACCTCCTCAGCGCCGCCTTCGGCAACCTGTGTTCGGGCAAGGACGGGGCCGAAGAGGAGACCGGCAAGCTCGCGAAAGCCCTCGCCGAAGGCTTCGTCATCGCCGCGCAGATGCAGGGCGCGCCACTCGAGCCCCACGTTCCCCCGACAGCCTTCATCGCCTTCATCCAGACCCACGACCTCATCGGAAACCGCGTCTTCGGCGAGCGCATCTCCGCGCTCGTTCCCCCGCATCAGCTCCACGCCATCGCCGCGATCTGTCTCCTGCTCCCGCAAATCCCCATGCTCTTCATGGGCGAGGAGTGGGCCGCCACCACGCCGTTCCCGTTCTTCTGCGACTACCACGGCGACCTCGCCGAAGCCGTCCGCAAAGGCCGCTGCGACCAGCTCTCGAAGCTCGACCCCGCGCCCAGTCAAGAAGAGCTCGCGCGCGCCCCCAACCCCCAGGACGACGCCACCCTTCGTTCCGCTCAACTCCTCTGGGATGAGCTCGATCAGCCCGCACACGCCGCCTGGTTCGACTGGTACAAGCGCATTCTCGCCGTCCGCCACGAGTCCATCATTCCGCTCCTGGCCTCACTCCCCGACGCCTGCGGCACCTACGAGGTCATCGCCCCCGGAGCCCTCAAGGCCCGCTGGATCTTCCCATCCGGCGCAAAGCTCCACCTGAATGCCAACCTCTGCGACCGGCCCAACACCTTCGGCCCCGCCACCGGCCGCACCCTCTGGCTCGAAGGCTCGGAAGACAACGACAACCTCAACTCCTGGACCATCCGCTGGAGTCTCGAAGCCTGA